In one window of Onychomys torridus chromosome 7, mOncTor1.1, whole genome shotgun sequence DNA:
- the Ints14 gene encoding integrator complex subunit 14 isoform X2, translated as MDDYDKTCLESALVGVCNIVQQEWGGAIPCQVVLVTDGCLGIGRGSLRHSLATQNQRSESNRFPLPFPFPSKLYVMCMANLEELQSTDSLECLERLIDLNNGEGQIFTIDGPLCLKNVQSMFGKLIDLAYTPFHAVLKCGHLTADVQVFPRPEPFVIDEEIDPIPKVINTDLEIVGFIDIADISSPPVLSRHLVLPIALNKEGDEVGTGITDDNEDENSANQIAGKIPNFCVLLHGSLKVEGMVAIVQLGPEWHGMLYSQADSKKKSNLMMSLFEPGPEPLPWLGKMAQLGPISDAKENPYGEEDNKSPFPLQPRTKRSYAQNVTVWIKPSGLQTDVQKILRNARKLPEKTQTFYKELNRLRKAALAFGFLDLLKGVADMLERECTLLPDTAHPDAAFQLTHAAQQLKLASTGTSEYAAYDHNITPLHTDFSGSSTERL; from the exons ATGGATGATTATGACAAAACCTGCCTGGAGTCCGCCTTAGTTGGTGTTTGCAATATTGTCCAGCAAGAATGGGGTGGAGCAATTCCTTGCCAG GTTGTTCTGGTGACTGATGGCTGTCTCGGCATTGGCAGAGGGTCACTGCGACACTCCCTGGCTACTCAGAATCAAAGAAGCGAGAGCAACAGATTTccactcccctttcctttcccgtCTAAGTTGTATGTCATGTGCATGGCAAACTTGGAGGAG CTGCAGAGCACCGATTCCTTGGAATGCCTTGAACGACTCATAGACTTAAACAATGGTGAAGGGCAAATTTTTACTATTGATGGCCCCCTGTGTTTGAAAAATGTACAGTCTATGTTTGG GAAACTGATCGATCTGGCGTACACGCCTTTCCATGCTGTTCTCAAGTGTGGCCACCTAACGGCTGACGTACAAGTCTTCCCCAGGCCAGAGCCTTTTGttatagatgaagaaattgaTCCTATCCCTAAAGTCATTAACACAG ATTTGGAAATCGTGGGCTTTATTGATATAGCTGATATTTCCAGCCCCCCAGTTTTGTCCAGGCATTTGGTCTTGCCCATAGCACTTAACAAAG AAGGTGATGAGGTGGGTACTGGCATCACTGATGACAATGAGGATGAAAATTCAGCCAATCAGATCGCTGGCAAAATACCCAACTTCTGTGTGCTGCTCCATGGGAGCCTGAAAGTGGAAGGGATGGTGGCGATTGTACAGCTAGG TCCTGAGTGGCATGGAATGCTCTACTCACAAGCTGACAGCAAGAAGAagtcaaacctcatgatgtctcTCTTCGAGCCTGGCCCAGAGCCTCTGCCATGGCTGGGGAAGATGGCGCAGTTGGGTCCCATTTCAG ATGCAAAAGAGAACCCTTATGGGGAGGAGGACAACAAGAGCCCGTTCCCCCTGCAGCCCCGAACCAAACGCAGTTACGCCCAGAATGTGACTGTCTGGATCAAACCCAGCGGCCTGCAG ACAGATGTACAGAAGATCTTAAGAAATGCAAGAAAGCTCCCTGAAAAAACACAGACATTCTATAAG GAGCTGAACAGGTTACGAAAGGCTGCCTTAGCCTTTGGTTTCCTGGACCTGCTTAAAGGGGTGGCTGACATGCTGGAGAGGGAGTGCACCCTGCTGCCTGACACAGCCCACCCAGATGCAGCATTCCAGCTCACCCACGCTGCCCAGCAGCTCAAGCTGGCCAGCACCGGCACGTCTGAGTATGCTGCCTATGACCACAACATCACACCCTTGCATACAGACTTCTCAGGAAGCAGCACTGAACGGCTGTGA